The genome window CGAGGCGATCGCCGCCGGGGTGGCGCCGGACGTGGCCCGGCGTCCCGGCTACCGGCACGTCCACGGCGTGCTCGACGGCGTCGAGCACTTCGACAACGGGCTCTTCGGGTACACGCCCCGTGACTCCGCCCTGCTCGATCCGCAGCAGCGCATCTTCCTCGAATGCGCCTGGGCCGCGATGGAAGACGCGGGGTACGCGCCGCGCACCGAAGGCGCGCCGGTCGGTGTCTACGCGAGCGTCAGCCAGAACGCCTACCTGCTTTCGCACGTGCTGAAGACGCCGGGGGCGCTGGACCACACCAGCCCGCAGGAGTTCCTGCTCGCCACCGAAAAGGACATGCTGGCGGCGCGCGTCTCCTACCACCTCGACCTGCGCGGGCCCAGCCTGAGCGTGCAGGCTTCCTGCTCGTCTTCCCTGGTCTCCGTGCACATGGCCTGCCAGGCGCTGATCGCGGGCGAGTGCGAAATGGCGCTGGCCGGCGGCGTCACCGTCCACGTGCCCCAGTACGAGGGGTACGAGTACACGACCGGTTCGGTGTTCTCCTCGACCGGGCACTGCCTGCCCTTCGACGCCCGCGCCGACGGGACGGTCTTCGGCAACGGCGTCGGCGTGGTCGTCCTCAAGCCGTTGGCGGACGCGCTGGCCGACCACGACACGGTCCACGCCGTCATCCTCGGCTCGGCGGTCAACAACGACGGCGCGCGGCGGATGAGCTTCACCGCGCCCGGCGTCGACGGGCAGGTGCGGGTCATCCGCGCCGCGCACCGCGTCGCGGGGGTGGACCCGAGCACCATCACCTACATGGAGACGCACGGGACGGGCACGTCCCTCGGCGACCCGATCGAGTTCGAGGCGCTGACCGAGGCGTTCGGCGGCGACGGCCCGCCGTGCACGCTCGGCACCCTGAAGGCGCAGGTCGGCCACCTCTCCGGGGCGGCGGGCATCGCGGGCCTGATCAAGACGGTGCTGGCGCTGGAGCACGGCGTGCTGCCGCCGAGCAGGCACTTCACCCGGCCGAACCCCGACATCGACCTCGACGGCAGCCGGTTCCGGCTGTCCACCGAACCCGTGCCGTGGGAGGGGCACCGGCGCGCGGCGATCAGCTCCTTCGGCATCGGCGGGACGAACGCGCACATGGTGCTGGAAGCGCCGCCGGTCCCGGCGCCCGGCTCGCCGAGCGGCCGCGCGTACGAAGTGCTGCCGCTGTCCGCCCGCGAGGACGAGCCGCTGTTCGCCCTCGCCGCCCGCCTGCGGGAGCACCTCGAGGACCGGCCTGACGCCGGACTCGCCGACATCGCCGCCACGCTGCAGAGCGGCCGCACGCCGCTGCGCCGCCGGGTGGCGGTGGCGGTCCCGGACCTCGGGTCGGCGATCGACGCGCTGGCCGCCGTGCGCCCGGCGACCGTGGACGCCCGCGACCGCCGGGTGGTCTTCATGTTCCCCGGGCAGGGCGCGCAACGGGCCGGCATGGGCCGGGCGCTGTACGAGACCGAGGAGACGTTCCGCGGCTGGATCGACGCCGCGGACGAGCGGCTGGACTTCGATCTGCGCGGCTTGCTGTACGCCGGCGACCCGGCCGAGAACGCGAAGGTGCTGGCCCGGACCGCCTACACCCAGCCCGCGCTCTTCGCCGTCGAACACGCGCTGGCGCGGCTGTGGACCGAGCTCGGGCTGGGGCCGTCGGCGATGATCGGGCACAGCGTCGGGGAGTACGTGGCCGCGACCCTCGCGGGCTGCTTCGAGTTCGGGACCGCGCTCGACCTCGTCGCCGAGCGGGCCCGGCTGATGCAGGAGCAGCCGCCTGGCGCGATGCTGAGCGTCAACCTGCCGGCCGACGAGGTGTTCCCGGTGCTGGACGGCGACCTCGCGGTCGCGGCGGTGAACGGGCCCGCGCTCTGCGCCGTGTCCGGCCCGGTGGCCGCCGTGGCGGCGCTGGAGGAGCGGCTGCGGGCGGACGGCGTCACGTGCCGCCGGCTGCGCACGTCCCACGCGTTCCACTCGCCGATGATGGCGGGCGTGGCCGAGCGGTTCCGGCCGAAGCTGCGCGCGGCCGCGCCGAAGCCGCCGGAGATCCCGTTCGTCTCCAACCTGACCGGCGACTGGATCCGCCCCGAAGAGGCCGGGGACCCGGAGTACTGGGTCCGGCACCTGCTCGCCCCGGTGCGCTTCCACGAAGGGCTGCAGCGGCTGCTGGACGGCCCGCCGTCGGTGCTGCTCGAAGTCGGCCCGGGAGCCACGCTGCGGTCGCTCGCCGGCAAGACCGGCGACGACCGGGTCGCGCTCGGCGGCCTGCCCGGCCCGGAGCGCGAGGCCGACGACGCCGCCTACCTGGCCCGGACGCTCGGCCGCCTGTGGGAGGCGGGCGCGCCGGTGGACTGGACGCTGTGGCGGCGGGGGCCGTGGTCGCGGGTCCCGCTGCCGACCTACCCCTTCCAGCGACGGCGGCACTGGATCGAGCCGGCCGGGACACCCGCCCCCGAGCCGCCGCCCCGCGCCGAAGCCGTCGAGGTGGCGCCCGCCGGGCTGGCGGAGATCGTCCTGCGCGCCTGGCAGGACCTGCTCGGCCTGGACCGGGTCGGGCTCGACGACAACTTCTTCGAGCTCGGCGGCCACTCGCTGCTGGCCGCCCGGATCGTCGCGCGGCTGGCCGACGAGACCGGCGTGCAGCTGCCGGGAGACGCGCTGTACGTCGCGCAAACGCCCGGGGAACTCGTCGCGCTCACCGAAGAAAACGGCTTCGCGGACGGCGGGGACGACCAGCGGGATCCGGAGGAACTGGCCCGCCTGATCGCGGAGATCGCGGAAATGTCGCCCGCGGAAGTCGAGGACCGCCTCCGCGAGGAAGCCTGACGGAAGCAGGTGTTGTTCAGCGAGGCGTTCAGCCCCCGCCGTGATGATGGATCCGGCTGAGACCGGAGACCGCTGGGGGAATCCATGGATCGTTCGTGCCGTCGTCGTGTCCGCTCGTCCGCCGGCTCACCGCCGGTACCGGGCGCATGATGGAATTCCGGATCCTCGGCTGCCTCCAGGTGCGGGACGGCGCCGGGGTGGTCGAGATCGCCGCCGACAAGCAGCGGACCGTGCTGGCGGTCCTGCTGCTGCGGGCCGGGCAGACCGTGCCCGTGCACGAGCTGGAGGACCAGCTGTGGGGTGACGCGCCGCCCAGCAAGGCCAAGAACACGTTGCAGGCCTACGTCTACCGGCTCCGGCAGGCCCTGAACTTCGACTCGGACACCGCGCTGGTGACCGAGCCGGGCGGCTACCGGATGCTGCTGCCCGACGGTGCGCTCGACCTGCACCGCTTCGAGCAGTCGTCGGCGCGGGGCCGCGCGGCGGTCAAAGCCGGGCGCCTCGACGAGGGGTACGCCGCGCTGCAGGCCGCGCTGGACCTGTGGCGGGGGCCCGCGTTCGCCGACGTGTCGGCCACCGCGTTGCAGGGGGACGCCCAGCGCCTGGAGGACCTGCGCATCGCCGTCGCGGAAGACGCCGCGGAGGCCGCGCTCGCGCTGGGCCGGCAGGGGGAACTGGTGCCCCGGCTGGAAACCCTCGTGGGGGCGCACCCCTACCGCGAGCGGCTGTGGGCGCTGCTGATGGTCGCGCTCCTCGGTACCGGCTGCCAGGCCGACGCGCTCGCGACCTACGGCCGGGCCCGGGCCCGGCTGCGCGACGACCTCGGCATCGAGCCGGGGCCGCAGCTGCGTCAGCTGCACCGGGACATCCTGTCCGGGCGGGCGGGCGGCTTCTGGCCGGCGGCGGTGCCGCGGCAGCGGGTCACCGGCGGGGTACCGGCCCGGCCGGCGGCCGAACTGCCCCGCGACCCCTCGACGTTCGTCGGCCGCCGGGCCGAGCTGGCCGCGGTCTGCGGCTGGTTCGACGGGGACGGGGCCGGCCGGGTCGGGATGCTCAGCGGCCCGGCGGGCGTCGGCAAGAGCACGCTCGCCGTGCACGCGGCGCACCGGCTCGCCCCGCGCTTCCCCGACGGCCAGCTCTACGCCAACCTGCACGCGGACGCCGGGAGCACCCCCGCGCCGGCGGAGGTCCTCCGGCGCTGGCTCCCGATGCTGGGCGTCACCGCGCTGCCCGCCCGCGAGGAGGAGCTGGCCGCGGTGTTCCGCTCGGCGCTCGCGACCCGGCGCGTGCTCGTCGTCGTGGACGGCGCGAACTGCCTCGGCGACGTCGACCCGCTGCTGCCCGGCGCGGGCACCTCGGCCGCGCTGGTGACCGGGAAGCGCGCGCTCACCGTGATCGACGGGTCGGTGCACCGCACCCTCGCCGTCCCGGACGACGAGGAAGCGCTCGAACTGCTGCGCCGCACGGCCGGGTCGCGCCGGGTGGACGCCGAGCCCGGGGCCGCCCGGACCGTCGTGCGCCTCTGCGAGAACCTGCCGCTCGCGATCCGCATCGTGGCCGCGCGCCTGGCGGCCCGGCCGGACCTCCCGCTGCGGGCGCTGGCCGGCCAGTTCCTCGACGAGCGGCGGCGCCTCGACGAGCTCGCCTTCGGCGGGCTGACCCTGCGGGCCCGGATCCGGGCCGGCTACGACCGGCTGTCGTCGGCGGACGCGCGGCGGATGTTCCGGCTGCTCGGCGGCCGGCCGCACGACGGCGTGACCCCGCACGAGCTCGCCGCGCTCAGCGGGCTCGCGGTGACCCGGGTCCTCGGCGCCCTCAACACCCTCGCCGACGTCCACCTGCTGGACGCGCCGCGCGACGGGCGGTACCGGATGTCCACGCTGGTGCGGCTGGTCGCGGCCGAGCTGGCCCCGGAGCCGGGGGAGGTCAGGCAGCTGCAGGCGGTCTGCACCGGCGACGGCGCGTGAGGGCGCCGTCAGCGGCGCGTCAGAGCACTCGGCGAAGGTGGGAGCCACGGCCGCGCCGCAGGAAGGTGAACCAGCCAGCCATGATCAGTGCCCACGACCACCCGCTCGGCTGGGACACCATCCACGGCCTCTTCGAACGCCGCCGGGCGGCGGCTCCGGAGGCGGTCGCGGTCTGCCACGGGCGCACCGCGCGCACCTACGCCGAGCTCGACGAGGCGGCCTGCCGCCTCGCGGCGCGGCTGCGGGCGCGCGGTGCCCGGCGGGGCGGGTACGTCGGGGTGCTGCTCGACCGCTCGCCCGAGCTGGTCGTGGCCCTGCTCGCCGTGCTGAAGTCCGGGGCCGCCTACATCGGGCTGGAGCCGGCGCAGCCGCCCTGGCGGCTGGGCGTGGTGCTCCGCGACGCCGGTGCCGCGCTGGTGGTCACCCGGACCGACCTCGCCCGACGGCTGCCCGGCGACGCCGGACCCGTGGTCCTGGTGGACGAGCCGGTCCCCGCCCCGCCCGGCGACGGTCTCCCGGCCGCGCGCGCCCGCCCGGAAGACCTGGCGTGCGTCGTGTACGCCGCGGGTTCGGCCGGCCGGGCGGGGGTCATGGTCGAGCACCGGTGCGTGACCGCGTTCCTCGCCGCGCTCGGCAGCCGCGTCCGCTCCGGGCCCGGCACCCGGACCCCCCAGTTCGCCGGGATCGCGTCCGACGCGGTCGTCGGCGAGATCTTCGGCCCGCTGACCAGCGGCGGCGCGGTGGTGCTGCCGCCGCCGGGCGCCGACCTGCTGCGGCTGCTCGACCGGCCGCCACCGGCTTGCGGTGCACCGGAATCGACGTCGATCGTGGTCGCGGCGGGCCGCCCGCTGCCGTCGGTCGAGGCGTACGTCCTCGACGCCGACCTCTGGCCGGTCGCGTGTGGTGCGGTGGGCGAGCTGTACCTGGGCGGCCCGACGATCTGCCGCGGTTACCTGGGCCGCCCCGCCCTGACGGCCGAGCTGTTCGGCCCCCACCCGTTCGCCCGGGAGCCGGGTGCCCGGCTCTACCGCACGGGCGATCTGGCCCGAGTCCTGCCCGACGGCCGCCTCGAAGTCGTCGGCCGCACCGACGACCACGCCCGGCCCCACGCGAAGAGCGGACGAGAGCGATGACCAAGAACCTGGGCGACCTGACGCCGCAGCAGCGGAAACTGGTGCGCGCGAGACTGGCTCAGCGAGCCGCCGCCCCGGTGCGGGCGGCCACCCCGGCGCAACCCGGCGACGGCACCTCGTTTCCCCTCTCCCCGGCGCAGGAGCGGCTGTGGCTGGCCGACCGCCTCTCGCCCGGCCGGTCGGCGCCGGTCACCCTGGCGATCCGCCTGACCGGCCCGCTGGACCGCGCCCGGCTGGAAGCCGCGATCGCCGCCGTCGTCGCCCGGCAATCGGCGCTGCGCACGGTGTTCCGCGAGACCCCCGGCGGCCCCCGCCAGGTCGTCCTCGACGAGTTCCGGCCGCCCGTGGTCACCGCGGAGCCGGCCGAGCTCGCCGAGCGGATCCGGCCGGACTTCGACCTGACCGCCGAGCCACCGGTGGCCGTGACGCTGTTCGAGACGACCCCGGCCGACCACCTGCTCCTGATCTGCGTCCACCACATCGTCATCGACGGCTGGTCGACGCAGGTCTTCCTGGACGAGCTGATCGCGCACTACGGCGGGGACGCCGAGCTGCCCGAGCTCCGCCTCTCCTTCGCCGAGTACGCCGTGGCCGAGCGGGAAGCCGCCGGACGGCTCGCGGAGCAGGTCGCGTACTGGCGCGACCGGCTGGCCGGCGCCCCGGCGCTGTCGACCGTTCCGCCGGACCGGCCCCGCCCGCCGCTGCAGAGCAGGCAGGGCGCCCACGCGGAGTTCACCGTCGCCGCCGGCGTGACCGACCGGCTGACCGCGCTGGCCCGGCGGGCCGGAGTCACCCTCAACACCGTGGTCACGGCGGCCTTCGCGGTCCTGCTCCAGCACGCGACGGGCCAGGACGACGTGCTGTTCGGCACGCCGGTCGCGCGCCGGCGGCGCACTGAGCTCGAGCCGCTCATCGGCAGCATCGCCGACACCGTCGTGACGCGGGTCGACCTGTCCGGCGGCCCCTCGGGCGAGGAGCTGCTGCGGCGCGTCCAGCGGTCGGCCGCGGCCGCGGTGGCGCACCAGGACGTCCCGTTCTCCGAGCTGGTGCGCGAACTCGCGCCCGCCCGGCGATCGGCGTACAACCCGCTGTTCCAGATCATGCTGAGCGTCAGCGAAATCACCGTGGAGGCGAAGGAAGCGGCCGGCGTCACCTTCGCTCCCGAGCGCGTCGAAACCGGCACGACCGAGTTCGACCTGTTCCTCACGGTGCGCCGCGGGACGGCGGGGCTGACCGGCGTCCTCGGCTACCGCACCGACCTCTACCTGGCCGAGACCGCCCGGTACGTCACCGACGGCCTGGTCGCCGTGCTGACCGGGCTGGCCGCCGCGCCCGGACACCCGATCGCCGGGCTGCTGCCGGTGCGCCGCCGGGTCGAGGTCGCCGCGTCCTTCACGGCCGAGCCGATGGGCGACGCGATGCGGTTCTGGGCCGGCTTCCGGCGGGTCCCCGCCGACGCCCGGTTCGCGCCCTACGGCCAGGTGCTCCAGCAGCTGCTCGCCGGGGACGGCGGCGACGGGCAGGTCGTCCTGCTGCGCTGGAGCGACTGGACCCGCCGCAAAGCCGCTTCGGCGGACTTCCTCGACGGCGTCGTCGACGAGCTCCTCGCGGGCGTGACGGCGTTCCGCGCCCGGACGGCCGTACCGCTGCTGCTGGTGGTCTGCCCGCCGGAACCCGGCACCGACTTCCCGGCCGCCGACGAACGGCTGGCGCGGGGCCTGGCCGGCGTGCCGGGGGTCGAGGTGACCTGGCCCGCGGAGTACGCCGCCGTCCTCGGCGTCACCGAGATCGCCGACCCGGCCGCCGACGCGCTCGGGCAGGTTCCCTACACCGAGGAGTTCTTCGCCGCGCTCGGCACGCTGGCCGTCGACCGCCTGCACGCCGCCTGGGGGACCCCGCCGCCCGGTCCGGAACGCGCGGCGTACGCCGCCACCCACCTGGCGACCGCCGCGCGGATCGCCGCGGCGGCCCGGCCCGTCGCGGGACCCGCAGCGGATCCGGACGAATACGTGGCTCCGCGGACCGAGACGGAGAAGCGGCTGGCGGTGCTCTGGGCCGAGCAGCTCGGCACCGGCGAGACCGGGGTGCGGACGAGTTTCTTCGCGATGGGCGGGCACTCCCTGCTGGTCACCCGGATGCTTTCGCTGGTGCACCGCGAATTCGGGGTGAGCGTGCCGTTCCACGAGTTCTACGCCGACCCGGTGATCGCGGCGCTGGCCACCACGATCGACGGGGCGGACGAGCCCGCGCCGGAAGCCGCCGTGATCCTCCCCGCGTCCCGGGACGAGCCCATCGAAC of Amycolatopsis solani contains these proteins:
- a CDS encoding type I polyketide synthase → MTGEPTGLEIAVVGMAGRFPGADSVGRFWENVLDGGEQTTAFTADEAIAAGVAPDVARRPGYRHVHGVLDGVEHFDNGLFGYTPRDSALLDPQQRIFLECAWAAMEDAGYAPRTEGAPVGVYASVSQNAYLLSHVLKTPGALDHTSPQEFLLATEKDMLAARVSYHLDLRGPSLSVQASCSSSLVSVHMACQALIAGECEMALAGGVTVHVPQYEGYEYTTGSVFSSTGHCLPFDARADGTVFGNGVGVVVLKPLADALADHDTVHAVILGSAVNNDGARRMSFTAPGVDGQVRVIRAAHRVAGVDPSTITYMETHGTGTSLGDPIEFEALTEAFGGDGPPCTLGTLKAQVGHLSGAAGIAGLIKTVLALEHGVLPPSRHFTRPNPDIDLDGSRFRLSTEPVPWEGHRRAAISSFGIGGTNAHMVLEAPPVPAPGSPSGRAYEVLPLSAREDEPLFALAARLREHLEDRPDAGLADIAATLQSGRTPLRRRVAVAVPDLGSAIDALAAVRPATVDARDRRVVFMFPGQGAQRAGMGRALYETEETFRGWIDAADERLDFDLRGLLYAGDPAENAKVLARTAYTQPALFAVEHALARLWTELGLGPSAMIGHSVGEYVAATLAGCFEFGTALDLVAERARLMQEQPPGAMLSVNLPADEVFPVLDGDLAVAAVNGPALCAVSGPVAAVAALEERLRADGVTCRRLRTSHAFHSPMMAGVAERFRPKLRAAAPKPPEIPFVSNLTGDWIRPEEAGDPEYWVRHLLAPVRFHEGLQRLLDGPPSVLLEVGPGATLRSLAGKTGDDRVALGGLPGPEREADDAAYLARTLGRLWEAGAPVDWTLWRRGPWSRVPLPTYPFQRRRHWIEPAGTPAPEPPPRAEAVEVAPAGLAEIVLRAWQDLLGLDRVGLDDNFFELGGHSLLAARIVARLADETGVQLPGDALYVAQTPGELVALTEENGFADGGDDQRDPEELARLIAEIAEMSPAEVEDRLREEA
- a CDS encoding AfsR/SARP family transcriptional regulator produces the protein MPSSCPLVRRLTAGTGRMMEFRILGCLQVRDGAGVVEIAADKQRTVLAVLLLRAGQTVPVHELEDQLWGDAPPSKAKNTLQAYVYRLRQALNFDSDTALVTEPGGYRMLLPDGALDLHRFEQSSARGRAAVKAGRLDEGYAALQAALDLWRGPAFADVSATALQGDAQRLEDLRIAVAEDAAEAALALGRQGELVPRLETLVGAHPYRERLWALLMVALLGTGCQADALATYGRARARLRDDLGIEPGPQLRQLHRDILSGRAGGFWPAAVPRQRVTGGVPARPAAELPRDPSTFVGRRAELAAVCGWFDGDGAGRVGMLSGPAGVGKSTLAVHAAHRLAPRFPDGQLYANLHADAGSTPAPAEVLRRWLPMLGVTALPAREEELAAVFRSALATRRVLVVVDGANCLGDVDPLLPGAGTSAALVTGKRALTVIDGSVHRTLAVPDDEEALELLRRTAGSRRVDAEPGAARTVVRLCENLPLAIRIVAARLAARPDLPLRALAGQFLDERRRLDELAFGGLTLRARIRAGYDRLSSADARRMFRLLGGRPHDGVTPHELAALSGLAVTRVLGALNTLADVHLLDAPRDGRYRMSTLVRLVAAELAPEPGEVRQLQAVCTGDGA
- a CDS encoding AMP-binding protein, which produces MISAHDHPLGWDTIHGLFERRRAAAPEAVAVCHGRTARTYAELDEAACRLAARLRARGARRGGYVGVLLDRSPELVVALLAVLKSGAAYIGLEPAQPPWRLGVVLRDAGAALVVTRTDLARRLPGDAGPVVLVDEPVPAPPGDGLPAARARPEDLACVVYAAGSAGRAGVMVEHRCVTAFLAALGSRVRSGPGTRTPQFAGIASDAVVGEIFGPLTSGGAVVLPPPGADLLRLLDRPPPACGAPESTSIVVAAGRPLPSVEAYVLDADLWPVACGAVGELYLGGPTICRGYLGRPALTAELFGPHPFAREPGARLYRTGDLARVLPDGRLEVVGRTDDHARPHAKSGRER
- a CDS encoding condensation domain-containing protein — its product is MTKNLGDLTPQQRKLVRARLAQRAAAPVRAATPAQPGDGTSFPLSPAQERLWLADRLSPGRSAPVTLAIRLTGPLDRARLEAAIAAVVARQSALRTVFRETPGGPRQVVLDEFRPPVVTAEPAELAERIRPDFDLTAEPPVAVTLFETTPADHLLLICVHHIVIDGWSTQVFLDELIAHYGGDAELPELRLSFAEYAVAEREAAGRLAEQVAYWRDRLAGAPALSTVPPDRPRPPLQSRQGAHAEFTVAAGVTDRLTALARRAGVTLNTVVTAAFAVLLQHATGQDDVLFGTPVARRRRTELEPLIGSIADTVVTRVDLSGGPSGEELLRRVQRSAAAAVAHQDVPFSELVRELAPARRSAYNPLFQIMLSVSEITVEAKEAAGVTFAPERVETGTTEFDLFLTVRRGTAGLTGVLGYRTDLYLAETARYVTDGLVAVLTGLAAAPGHPIAGLLPVRRRVEVAASFTAEPMGDAMRFWAGFRRVPADARFAPYGQVLQQLLAGDGGDGQVVLLRWSDWTRRKAASADFLDGVVDELLAGVTAFRARTAVPLLLVVCPPEPGTDFPAADERLARGLAGVPGVEVTWPAEYAAVLGVTEIADPAADALGQVPYTEEFFAALGTLAVDRLHAAWGTPPPGPERAAYAATHLATAARIAAAARPVAGPAADPDEYVAPRTETEKRLAVLWAEQLGTGETGVRTSFFAMGGHSLLVTRMLSLVHREFGVSVPFHEFYADPVIAALATTIDGADEPAPEAAVILPASRDEPIEPAATQKRLWALDRLGVHSGAVTFAATLTGPLDEAALRAAVGDVVRRHESLRTTIGTERGRPVLIVHKGLDCWWPATGSVETAVREFATHPYDLETGPLLRVRLLRDGPGRHHLLIGLHQAVCDNESWHVLLTDLAAAYRVRLSLGEPRPPLPVQMADYAAWERLHLAGPAAGADAAYWAECLRDAPPRLVLARARPRSTGEAGVRHRPLGDGLGPRVAELARVAGVSAFVVLLTAYALVLGEEAGTGDVVLGVPSAGRDRPELQGVVGRFAHLMPLRLNLAGAATSRALLHRVHEAVLTAQRHRGVPFSRIVEVLRPPRERAHHPVFQHALNVVGERSAGLDLPEVSVRTLDTPPAATQYELFLHLHWENGELGATAEYDTGRLGDDVVADLVTRFESVVRRMAERPDDAVPGPPPAEPVRAGTRAAAPDLTIATTGPAGPVRREAEQLLTRFAVQPRLVVTSRVFGALLDPGAAAGLTVVVLRWEDLIGTPVPVRPGTLVRRLDEAVTDVVAAARAHRTRTSRPLVLLTRASEGLAPRLAARLDARLYVELAALPATEVCTGPVPAAELAVERLGQAFPLPEGPVAEAPRDDRERALARIWAALLDLDPARIGVHSDFFAIGGDSLLAIQAAHQAGEAGIAVTPRQFSAHPTIAELAALPREKDVTRP